The Toxoplasma gondii ME49 chromosome XII, whole genome shotgun sequence genome includes a region encoding these proteins:
- the PRMT1 gene encoding histone arginine methyltransferase PRMT1 (encoded by transcript TGME49_219520~Gene product name based on ToxoDB Community Expert Annotation.) — protein MSSSSPNSSRSEAVNGRVVVPTGGSRRENSGPARGPAGFSATVLPCDEATKAAFAKDWKDLEQENLSSADYYFNSYAHFGIHEEMIKDSVRTGCYQRAICQNAHLFANKVVLDVGSGTGILSLFAAKAGAKHVYGIECSEIVNIARKIVKENDMEDKVTFVQGKAEEVSLPVEKVDIIISEWMGYFLLYESMLDTVLFCRDKWLKPGGMIFPDKAALYVAAIEDADYKEEKIGYWGNVYGFNFSCVRRCVMEEPIVDTVDENAVSTTSCCVLKLDLLTCTKEDLDFCAPYEITLRRKDFLHAFIAWFDVWFSHCHKPVVLSTGPHCRYTHWKQTVFYMEDVLVADVGDKVEGMIAVKKSQKNPRDLDIKISYTFNPPHAPAAIENTQFYRLR, from the exons ATGAGTTCCAGCAGCCCCAACTCTTCTCGCTCCGAGGCGGTCAACGGCCGAGTTGTTGTCCCGACGGGTGGCTCTCGGCGAGAGAACTCCGGGCCAGCGAGAGGTCCTGCAGGCTTCTCCGCGACCGTTCTCCCCTGCGACGAAGCCACAAAGGCGGCGTTCGCGAAGGACTGGAAAGACTTGGAGCAGGAAAACCTCTCGTCTGCCGACTACTACTTCAACTCTTACGCGCATTTCGGCATCCACGAGGAAATGATCAAGGACTCCGTGAGAACTG GGTGCTACCAGCGCGCGATCTGTCAGAATGCACATTTGTTTGCAAACAAAGTCGTCTTGGACGTCGGCAGTGGCACTGGCATCTTGAGCCTCTTCGCGGCGAAGGCAGGAGCGAAACATGTCTACGGAATCGAGTGCAGCGAGATCGTGAACATTGCGCGGAAGATCGTGAAGGAGAACGACATGGAAGACAAAGTCACCTTCGTTCAGGGCAAAGCGGAGGAGGTATCGCTGCCCGTTGAGAAAGTCGACATCATCATCAGCGAGTGGATGGGGTACTTCCTTCTTTACGAGAGCATGCTGGACACAGtcctcttctgcagagacaaatGGCTGAAGCCTGGCGGAATGATCTTCCCCGACAAGGCAGCGCTCTACGTCGCCGCCATCGAAGACGCCGACTACAAG GAGGAGAAGATCGGATACTGGGGAAACGTGTATGGCTTCAACTTCTCTTGTGTTCGCCGCTGCGTCATGGAAGAACCGATCGTCGACACCGTCGACGAGAACGCCGTCTCCACTACCTCTTGCTGTGTCTTG AAACTGGACCTTCTGACGTGCACCAAGGAGGACTTGGACTTCTGTGCTCCTTACGAGATCACGTTGCGGAGAAAGGACTTCCTCCACGCCTTT ATCGCCTGGTTCGACGTTTGGTTTTCGCACTGCCACAAGCCGGTGGTGCTGAGCACCGGGCCGCACTGTCGATACACTCACTGGAAACAGACGGTGTTTTACATGGAGGATGTGTTGGTCGCGGACGTCGGGGACAAAGTCGAGGGTATGATTGCCGTAAAGAAAAGTCAGAAAAACCCAAGAGACCTCGACATCAAAATCTCCTACACGTTCAATCCTCCCCATGCTCCCGCCGCCATCGAAAACACCCAGTTCTACAGACTCCGATAG
- a CDS encoding hypothetical protein (encoded by transcript TGME49_219530): MARCGTSPRCQASGETEETSDARNAPPKEIFVAFAQHLLFFKAMPWEDAESLHKQLHAAFGCGRPPALRKFVDEISDFLRPTGLKVRKVFCDGSRSSTAFLILRSEAEEELPVSLSALRTLQRVSKKFSLTQLHIFQAAASYLLRTRQPLTLLQWIRLCQAKGGCAPSLLQSLLELQFLRVENAEGDPTQLRLVLGPWCYAVRTSRRKDGRQRSKQRKERLAQTHTNREERHAREESATRKRSSQEEKKRTCWTVT, encoded by the exons ATGGCGAGATGCGGAACTTCGCCGAGATGCCAGGCCTccggagaaacggaagagacatCCGACGCGAGAAATGCGCCCCCGAAAGAAattttcgtcgccttcgcccagcatcttctcttcttcaag GCCATGCCGTGGGAAGACGCGGAGTCTCTTCACAAGCAGCTCCATGCCGCATTCGGCTGCGGTCGGCCGCCGGCGCTTCGGAAATTCGTCGATGAAATTTCAGACTTTCTCCGACCTACGGGACTGAAAGTTCGG AAAGTTTTCTGCGACGGTAGCAGATCCTCGACGGCGTTCTTGATTCTCCGCAGCGAAGCCGAGGAGGAGCTCCCCGTGAGCCTCTCCGCCCTCAGGACGCTCCAGCGCGTCTCGAAGAAATTCTCTCTCACGCAGCTGCACATCTTCCAAG CTGCAGCGAGTTATCTCCTTCGCACAA GACAGCCTCTGACGCTGCTGCAGTGGATACGCTTGTGTCAGGCGAAAGGCGGGTGTGCGCCTTCCCTCC TGCAGTCTCTCCTCGAACTCCAGTTTCTTCGAGTTGAGAACGCAGAGGGCGACCCAACACAACTGCGCCTCGTTTTAGGACCGTGGTGCTACGCGGTGAGAACGTCGCGAAGGAAAGATGGCAGACAAAGAagcaagcagagaaaagaacgcttAGCCCAGACgcacacaaacagagaggaaagacatgcgagagaagagagcgcaacgaggaaacgaagcagccaagaggagaagaagaggacctGCTGGACGGTGACGTAG